The sequence GGCGCGGGAGACGATAAGGTTGCACGGCGCGCATCCACGGGTGCTGTTTGATGTCGAACGGATCGTGACCGGTCAGGCCGTGCGTATCGATCCAGGCGTCGAGGTCATGAAACCAGTCCTGGGCGATGGCTACGTCCGGCTGGTTTGACGGCGGCATTCCGCGCGGGGCCTTCGCATATGCAGGGAGGGGAGGATGAGCCTTTGTTTCGTTCATGAATTCCTCAACGTGGCGACGCGGTCTATCATTGCCTTGAATTTGGGATAGTTGGCCTCGTGTGAATACCGTTCGCGCATGCGTTCCCGCGCAGCGCGGCCCATGCGCTCCCTCAACCCGGCGTCAGTAATAAGACGCTCCAGTTTTTCCAGCCATTCCCGGGGCGAATCCGCGAGGAATCCGGTGACGCCGTCTTCGATCACCTCGGCATTCATTCCCACGGGCGATATGATGCATGGCGTGCCGACAGCCATGTATTGCATGGCCTTGTATGCGCACTTGCCGCGCGCGCGGGGGCTGTCGACGAGCGGCATCAGGCCGATATCGGCCTCCTGGAGGTAGGCAATTTCCCGCTCGATGGTCCAACGATGATTGAGCACTCGCACGCCCTGTAGTTGGTACGGTTTTCCGGTTGCGACCGACAAGACGATGTCATGCCGCCGCGAAAGTTCGCGGAGCACGTCTTCAATGACTTCAAAATAGCCGAGATTCGTGTGCAGACCGGTCCAGCCAAGCACGACCGGCCGTTTATCGGGAGCCGGATAGGTCTTCTGTGCGTGACGGTCCATATCCACGCACGTGGGGATGACGGTAAGGTCCGGGTTTTTCGGCCGCACGCGCTCTTCGAGATAGAGGTTGCCGACGACGCCGTGTGCGCACATGCCGCACATTTTCCATATCCATTCGTGGTCCATGAACCGCTCGAAGAAAGAATCGACGTAAGCGGGCGGCTCCCAGACCGCATCGTCGATGTCGAAGACCATGCGCGGGTTCATCAGCCGGATTGCGCGTTCGAGATAGGGTCTGCCGTAAGGCAGGAGCGGCCCGCGGAAGAACACCACGTCCGCCCCGGGCACGCGCCGTAGCTGGGCCAGGCGCCGGAACAGCACCAGCAGCAGGTACGCGGCGCGCGAGAGGCGGCCGCGGTTCTCATAGAGCCGTTGCCACAAGCGGAACGAGGAGGTAAGACACACGTCGCAATCGTAACCGTCGGCGCGCAGCATATCCGCGAATTTGATGACGCGGTAACGGATGGCCGCGATGCGTTCGGTCTCGTTGCCGAAAAGCACCACGCGCGTGCGTCTTGCGTTTCCGCGCGCGTCTTTGGCGCCGTTCGGGACAGGCGGACCGTTACTCATGAGAATTGGGCTCGTGGTTGCGCGCGAACCCTTCGATGAAACGAAGGACTGCGACGCAGAAGGCGATGGCCATACCGCCCAGGACCAGAATGAGAAACCCGTACGCGCCCGGAACGCCGGCCAGAATGAAGGCAAGCAGCCCCATGCACGCGGAGAGATAGTAGAGCGACAGGACGACCTGCCGCTGGCTCAGGCCGAGGTCCAGCAACCGGTGATGCAGGTGGTCGCGGTCGGGCATGAAGAACTGGCCCTGCCGCGCGCGCAAAAGCCGCCGGTAGAAGCTGAGCAGCGTATCGAGGATGGGCACCGTCAACACGACCATGGGCACGGCCAGCGCCACAACGGCGACGCCTTTCTGCCGCTCGATGAGCGTTGACGCGCCCAGCACGAATCCCAGGAACAGCGCGCCGGCATCGCCCATGAAGATGGACGCCGGATTGAAATTGTAGCACAGGAACGCGAGGGTGCAGCCCATGAGGTACGCCATCATGATGCAGGAGGTGGTCTGGCCGCGCGTGAACGCGATGGCGAAGATAGACGCAGCGCAGACGAAGACGAGGCCCGCGGCAAGGCCGTCGAGCCCGTCAGAGAAATTCACGGCATTGACCACGCCCGCAATCCACAAAGGCGATATGATCAGCGCGAGCCAGCCAATCTGGATCGTCCCCCCGAAGGGATGCGCGATTTCCGTGGCGCGGAACCCGCCCCAGAAGTAGAGGAGGAGGAACAGGCCCAGTTCAACCAGGAGTTTCTTGGAACTGGACATGTCGGCGATGTCGTCGTACAGACCCATGAGCACGATAAGGGTCCCGACGAGGCACATGGGGAAGAAGGAGGGCTGGCTATACTCGGGATAGAAGCCCTCAATGAAAAGGACGGTCCCGAGAAACGCAAAATAGAAGGGTACGCCGCCCAGATAGGGGATGACCCGCTTGTGCACCTTGCGTGATTCGCTCGGCCGGTCCACCACGTCCAGTCTCCGGGCCAGTGCGCGGAACACGGGCACGAGCACGAACGTGAGCAAGAACGCGCCCGCCGCAATCAAGGCATAGACCAGGAGGGGCTGTCTCATGAAGCATCTCCCCGGGGCAGCAACACGCCGCACGCGACAGGATGCCCCGCGCAGGCATTGAAACGTTCGGGAGCCCAGACCTGCAAGGCCGTTCCCGGGGCGGCGCCTCTTGCGCCGATAGCCGCGAGGCTATACCGCAGGCCTACGAGCGCCATGCCGCGGTCGATGCGCGCTCTGCGTTCGAGGCCGAACTCGATGAACGACTCCTCCAATTCCGGTGTCATGTTTACGGAGCCGTCGTCGAAGACAGCGAATACGCCGACCGTGCCTTTCGGCGCGCGTTGGAGGAGGCGCGAGAGCCTGTGGGCCGCCGTCGGGTCGTCGTACAGGTCAAAGCAGTCCCAATGAGTCACCTCGGCGGCCTTCGGGTCATAGAGCACGGCGTGGATGCCGCGTTCGCGGCGGGCATAGTCGCGGCCGTTGACGACGATGTGCGCCGCGCGCTGTATGCCTTGGCCACCGCCGCTCTGCACGAGGATATCGACGGGTGAGGCCACGCCCGTTTCGCCCACGAGGCCATCTGTCCGGAATGCGCCGCCCGCGAGGGCGAGCAGCGCAAAATGCTCCTCCGGGCGCATGCCGAGCACGGCGCGTCCCGCGCCGTATACCGCGGTCAGGTCGGCCGCCATGTGTTGAAGAGCCTGGGCGTTCGCGGCGCCGAACGGCGGGGCGGGTTGCTGCAGGAGCCGCAACCGCGCAGCCTCCAGCAGCAGGCTGTCGCGCGTGTCGGGATTGGCCTGTTCCGTAGCGGCGTAGAACATGCGGGCGGGCTCGAGCGTGTTGCGCGCATCCGTAGCGCCCGTCTGCTCCAGCAGCAGCGCCAGCGCTTCGTAAGGCGCGCGGCACGGCGGGCGAAACGAGGCCATCCCCTCCTGAAGAACGGCAATCGCATCCGCGGGGCGGCCGTTCTCCGCGAGTTCCCGCGCATATGCCGCAAAGTTCTCAGGAGCCATGCGCGCTTGATACGCTTGCAGCGGCCAATACACGGCTGTGAATGCCGCAAAGCTGGCCAGCACAACAGCCCATAGCACGCCTATGCGTTTGAGATTGGTCATGCACACCCGCCAAATTCTTCCCAGAGCGATTCCAGGCGGCTTCATAGTAATCGTGCGGGATAAACGGATCAACGCGCGCGGCCCCCATCCCGAGGAAGCTTGGGAAACAGTCGATGTGGTCCTTTTCAGAAATACGGTCGCGTGCGGACTGTGCAGACTCTTGTCCGCCGTAGCCCCTGCAAACGCGGATGCTTGTGTCTTGTCCTTCGCGGAACTGGCGCCGGGACAAGAAGGCCGCGGGACAGCAAGCGGGCGCACATGAAACGCAACAATGCGTCAGTGAAAGCGCACAACAGCTCACTAATCGCCGAGATGGAAACGTCCGCCGGGATATTGGCGCAAGGCACAGCTCCAATTATCCATGCTGCAATACACGCTGACTCCGTTTGGCTGGGTTTCGGCGGCGACGCGGGCTTCGCGCACGCCCGGAAGCAACGCCCAGCCAAAACGCAGCGGAAGCCTGCCCTGAACAGTCGCGCGGAGCACGGGCTGCGCCAGGCGCATGCCGAATTCAGGACAGTACCAGCCTTGCGGCGGCGTGTCGGCAGTGGGGATCTGTTCCGCAACGCCGTTGCCGAAAAAGAGAATACACAGGCTGCCGCTGGAGAATGCGGCCTGCCAAGTCGCGCCCTGCGGGGACAGAGCCACGTCCGGATGGAAATGGAGGAAGCTCTCGGCGGCATGGACACCGCCGCCGCACACTTCATCGAAGACAATCCAGAATCGCCCCTGGATAAGCAGAACGTGGCGCACGTGGCGCGGCTGGCCGGGCAAATGGTCGTAGCCGGTATGACTTCCCTTGAACACCGTGAGCCCATCGTGTTCGTAGTAGTCCACGTCTACCGGTTTCGCGCGCCGCGCGGCGCGGAACTGCCACGGGCCCCATTTCTCCGTCTGCTCGATGCCGTCGATCAGGACGGTATTATGCGCGCGGGTGCTCTGACAGTATTCGCGCATGGGGTCCGCCGCGTAACTGTACGTTCCCGAATCGACGATGATGCGCTGTCCCGCCAACGCGAGCTCAAAACTCAGCGTATCGCTGTGGGCATGCCCCGGATTGCAGTCGGGACCC comes from Candidatus Hydrogenedentota bacterium and encodes:
- a CDS encoding glycosyltransferase family 4 protein, translated to MSNGPPVPNGAKDARGNARRTRVVLFGNETERIAAIRYRVIKFADMLRADGYDCDVCLTSSFRLWQRLYENRGRLSRAAYLLLVLFRRLAQLRRVPGADVVFFRGPLLPYGRPYLERAIRLMNPRMVFDIDDAVWEPPAYVDSFFERFMDHEWIWKMCGMCAHGVVGNLYLEERVRPKNPDLTVIPTCVDMDRHAQKTYPAPDKRPVVLGWTGLHTNLGYFEVIEDVLRELSRRHDIVLSVATGKPYQLQGVRVLNHRWTIEREIAYLQEADIGLMPLVDSPRARGKCAYKAMQYMAVGTPCIISPVGMNAEVIEDGVTGFLADSPREWLEKLERLITDAGLRERMGRAARERMRERYSHEANYPKFKAMIDRVATLRNS
- a CDS encoding undecaprenyl/decaprenyl-phosphate alpha-N-acetylglucosaminyl 1-phosphate transferase, which produces MRQPLLVYALIAAGAFLLTFVLVPVFRALARRLDVVDRPSESRKVHKRVIPYLGGVPFYFAFLGTVLFIEGFYPEYSQPSFFPMCLVGTLIVLMGLYDDIADMSSSKKLLVELGLFLLLYFWGGFRATEIAHPFGGTIQIGWLALIISPLWIAGVVNAVNFSDGLDGLAAGLVFVCAASIFAIAFTRGQTTSCIMMAYLMGCTLAFLCYNFNPASIFMGDAGALFLGFVLGASTLIERQKGVAVVALAVPMVVLTVPILDTLLSFYRRLLRARQGQFFMPDRDHLHHRLLDLGLSQRQVVLSLYYLSACMGLLAFILAGVPGAYGFLILVLGGMAIAFCVAVLRFIEGFARNHEPNSHE